Proteins co-encoded in one Gouania willdenowi chromosome 1, fGouWil2.1, whole genome shotgun sequence genomic window:
- the ube2o gene encoding ubiquitin-conjugating enzyme E2O isoform X1, protein MAEPGASDAAQASPTPGLSPATSPVSEPPSTADGSQRLLFSHDLVSGRYRGSVRFGLVRMIHGEEEFNSDSDLDDDGGGSGRDGGGVDGGAGRVPCGSDTDSAADSPSRALGRGFVRVQWYPEGGKQDIRETKLKLEDRSILIRDIVRRNNSNDNQCGIVTNIDIECAVKLVGTNCVLYPVNSKDLQHIWSFMYGDYIAYDFWLGKVYDLTNHIILKLSNGSRCSMSVEDGAKLYDVCPHVSDSGLFFDEAYGFYPGQVLIGPAKVFSNVQWLSGVKPVLGRKCKFRVVVEEVKVVELKVTWITKSYSPKGSDSVYPPPPTITQENLCRVRRLGYYDHTQRQLGERALYVFPAKGDATLITCEGPEGAPVLPEDPVVRKLKRMFKKDSGKKTDNADVQAEHKSEQSDLSHSNNGPVAPVQNPPAPLNTNDSPAEHGEQDADDEAAEDTDDTSSLTSSASSTASSHSGGLGTSRKKSIPLSIRNLKRKHKKKRTKFSREFKPGDRVAVEVLSTKTTADVMWKDGRVERGIRSNDLIPIQHLDSHEFCPGDFVVDKRSQALQDPNVYGVIQSGDHKGRTCVVKWIKLNSTSDDVEVIGVEEDVSVYDIADHPDFHFRTTDIVIRIWNSENGQNECENETSVGQVFRVDVSSKVEVVWADNSTTIVLPQHLYNVESEIEETDYDSAEETSSVLSTEEWEDESDSWETDNGLTTEDNSLVSVGVATPTPTPTSCSTFIIPPQEGSNPAVTSPTKGGAGEEGEASAAVSSPASGGGATPGAAVNGAEKPLKDGASRGIRELKEALKILESLKNMTVEQLWTGGSPTSPTSTEPTSAANVASLVLPTATEKPTKEKRFLDDIKKLHDNLRKTLDNVAIVEEEKMEAVVESAGGGGAGIEAERAAAEEKLQQEPHTPVGGPDWPSELLSDKPVLCQQSGGKPGVTFTSAKGEVFSVLESSPETHSFKKMEFQAAEAKKFFSTVRKEMALLATSLPEGIMVKTFEDRMDLFSALIKGPTRTPYEDGLFLFDIQLPNIYPVVPPLFRYLSQCSGRLNPNLYDNGKVCVSLLGTWIGKGTERWTSKSSLLQVLISIQGLILVNEPYYNEAGFDSDRGLQEGYENSRCYNEMALIKMVQSMTQLLQNPVEVFRQEIQEHFESSGWRLVHRLETWLELHEASERYHRSQHCRDRAPSVEPVDEQLPLGAGPVALSHSSPGKVREDGVTAVGSIIEEELEDSGLSPSTTAAALNELSHSLDCDGPLGPSTLSGSIVRSGTSESGSVAAGGGGGVGTSGNQPVVRPKKRRRSYRSFLPEGSGYPDIGFPLFPLSKGFVKSVKGVLLHYRAALTAANIPQHTEDKLSFAP, encoded by the exons ctgaaACTTGAAGATCGCTCCATTCTCATCAGAGACATTGTGCGACGGAACAATTCAAAC GACAACCAGTGTGGTATTGTAACCAACATTGACATTGAGTGTGCGGTGAAACTCGTGGGAACAAACTGTGTACTATATCCAGTCAATAGCAAAGATCTACAGCACATCTGG TCCTTTATGTACGGCGACTACATTGCCTATGACTTCTGGCTGGGAAAAGTGTATGACCTGACCAATCACATCATCCTCAAGCTTTCCAATGGTTCCAG GTGCTCCATGAGCGTAGAAGACGGAGCCAAGCTTTACGACGTCTGTCCGCATGTCAGTGATTCG GGGCTGTTCTTTGATGAGGCTTATGGCTTCTACCCAGGACAGGTTCTAATTGGACCAGCCAAAGTCTTCTCCAATGTACAGTGGCTGTCAGGGGTCAAACCTGTGCTCGGCCGGAAGTGCAAGTTTAGAGTTGTGGTTGAAGAG GTGAAAGTGGTGGAGCTTAAAGTCACATGGATCACAAAGAGCTACTCCCCTAAAGGCTCAGACAGCGTCTATCCTCCTCCTCCCACCATCACACAGGAAAACCTCTGCAG GGTGAGACGTCTGGGCTACTACGACCACACTCAGAGGCAGCTGGGAGAAAGGGCGCTCTACGTCTTCCCTGCCAAAGGTGATGCCACACTCATCACGTGTGAAGGGCCCGAGGGGGCCCCTGTTCTTCCAGAAGACCCCGTTGTCAGAAAG CTTAAACGAATGTTTAAAAAGGACTCTGGGAAGAAGACCGACAATGCTGACGTACAAG CCGAGCACAAATCAGAACAATCAGATTTGTCTCATTCAAACAACGGCCCAGTAGCACCAGTGCAGAACCCACCAGCTCCACTGAACACCAATGACTCCCCAGCTGAACACGGGGAGCAGGACGCCGATGATGAGGCTGCAGAGGACACGGATGACACAAG CTCTCTGACGTCATCCGCGAGCTCCACAGCCTCTTCTCACAGTGGAGGTCTGGGCACCAGTCGCAAGAAGAGCATCCCACTGTCCATCAGGAACCTAAAGAGGAAGCACAAGAAGAAGAGGACCAAGTTCTCCAGAGAGTTTAAGCCAGGAGACCG GGTGGCCGTGGAGGTCTTATCCACAAAGACCACAGCTGATGTGATGTGGAAGGATGGGCGGGTGGAGAGAGGGATTCGATCAAATGACCTCATACCCATTCAGCACCTGGACAGTCATGAGTTTTGCCCCGGGGACTTTGTTGTTGATAAACGAT CTCAAGCCCTGCAGGATCCCAACGTGTACGGTGTGATCCAGTCTGGTGATCACAAAGGCAGAACATGCGTTGTGAAGTGGATCAAGCTAAACTCCACCAGTGACGACGTCGAG GTTATTGGTGTGGAGGAGGATGTCAGCGTGTACGATATTGCTGATCACCCAGATTTTCACTTCCGTACAACTGACATCGTCATCAGAATCTGGAACTCAGAGAACGGACAGAACGAGTGTGAAAACGAG ACGTCGGTGGGTCAGGTGTTCAGGGTGGATGTGAGCAGCAAGGTGGAGGTAGTGTGGGCAGACAACTCCACGACTATCGTCTTACCGCAG CACCTTTACAACGTGGAGTCAGAGATTGAAGAGACCGACTATGACTCTGCAGAAGAAACAAGCAGTGTCCTGTCCACTGAGGAATGGGAGGACGAGAGCGACAGCTGGGAGACGGACAATGGGCTGACCACAGAGGATAACAGCCTAGTCAGCGTTGGCGTGGCCACCCCAACCCCGACTCCCACAAGTTGCTCCACCTTCATCATTCCTCCACAGGAAGGCAGCAATCCAGCAGTGACCAGTCCCACCAAAGGAGGCGCTGGAGAAGAGGGAGAGGCTTCAGCAGCTGTGAGCAGTCCTGCTTCAGGAGGAG GAGCGACTCCAGGAGCAGCAGTGAATGGTGCAGAGAAGCCCTTGAAGGACGGCGCCTCGCGGGGTATCAGGGAGTTGAAAGAGGCCTTGAAGATCCTGGAGAGCCTGAAGAACATGACGGTGGAGCAACTGTGGACCGGTGGCTCTCCCACGTCCCCGACCTCAACAGAACCCACCTCTGCAGCTAATGTTGCCAGTTTAGTGTTGCCAACAGCGACTGAGAAACCAACCAAGGAGAAACGTTTCCTAGATGACATCAAAAAGCTGCACGACAACCTGAGGAAGACACTGGACAACGTAGCCATTGTGGAGGAAGAGAAGATGGAGGCTGTGGTGGAATCGGCCGGGGGTGGCGGAGCAGGGATAGAA GCAGAGAGAGCAGCTGCTGAGGAGAAGCTCCAGCAGGAACCACACACTCCAGTAGGAGGACCTGACTGGCCCAGTGAGCTCCTCAGTGACAAACCAGTCCTCTGTCAGCAAAGCGGAGGCAAGCCAGGCGTGACCTTTACCAGTGCCAAGGGGGAGGTGTTCTCTGTGCTGGAGAGTTCACCAG AAACCCACTCCTTTAAAAAGATGGAGTTCCAAGCTGCCGAGGCCAAGAAGTTCTTCAGTACTGTGAGGAAGGAAATGGCTCTTCTGGCCACGTCGCTGCCAGAGGGCATCATGGTCAAAACCTTTGAAGACCGCATG GACCTGTTCTCAGCTCTGATTAAAGGACCAACTCGTACTCCCTACGAGGACGGCCTCTTCCTGTTCGACATCCAACTGCCTAACATTTACCCAGTTGTGCCGCCTCTGTTTCGCTACCTGTCCCAGTGCAGTGGACGCCTCAACCCCAACCTGTACGACAACGGCAAGGTGTGCGTCAGCCTGCTGGGCACCTGGATTGGAAAG GGCACTGAGAGATGGACCAGCAAGTCCAGCCTGCTGCAGGTCCTCATCTCTATacaag GTCTCATCCTGGTCAATGAGCCGTACTATAACGAGGCGGGCTTCGACAGTGACCGTGGTCTGCAAGAGGGCTACGAAAACAGTCGCTGCTACAACGAGATGGCTCTGATCAAGATGGTGCAGTCCATGACGCAGCTCCTGCAGAACCCTGTGGAGGTCTTCAGGCAGGAGATCCAGGAGCACTTTGAGTCCAGTGGCTGGAGGCTGGTCCACCGTCTGGAGACGTGGCTGGAGCTGCACGAGGCCTCAGAGAGGTATCACAGGTCGCAGCACTGCAGGGACCGAGCCCCGTCCGTGGAGCCCGTGGACGAGCAGCTGCCtttgggggcggggcctgtggcGCTGTCCCACAGCAGTCCCGGCAAGGTCAGAGAAGATGGGGTCACAGCAGTGGGCAGTATTATagaggaggagctggaggaCTCGGGGCTCAGTCCCTCCACTACTGCAGCCGCTCTTAATGAGCTTAGCCACAGCTTGGACTGTGACGGCCCCCTGGGACCCTCCACACTGTCGGGGTCTATCGTTCGTAGTGGTACGTCGGAGTCTGGGTCTGTTGCtgcaggagggggaggaggggtgGGCACTTCAGGAAACCAGCCAGTGGTGCGACCaaagaaaaggaggaggagctacagGAGTTTTCTCCCTGAGGGTAGCGGATACCCGGACATTGGCTTCCCTCTGTTCCCGCTCTCTAAAGGTTTTGTGAAGAGCGTTAAAGGCGTGCTGCTGCACTACAGAGCTGCACTGACTGCTGCCAACATCCCACAACACACAGAGGACAA ACTTTCTTTTGCTCCGTGA
- the ube2o gene encoding ubiquitin-conjugating enzyme E2O isoform X2, which produces MAEPGASDAAQASPTPGLSPATSPVSEPPSTADGSQRLLFSHDLVSGRYRGSVRFGLVRMIHGEEEFNSDSDLDDDGGGSGRDGGGVDGGAGRVPCGSDTDSAADSPSRALGRGFVRVQWYPEGGKQDIRETKLKLEDRSILIRDIVRRNNSNDNQCGIVTNIDIECAVKLVGTNCVLYPVNSKDLQHIWSFMYGDYIAYDFWLGKVYDLTNHIILKLSNGSRCSMSVEDGAKLYDVCPHVSDSGLFFDEAYGFYPGQVLIGPAKVFSNVQWLSGVKPVLGRKCKFRVVVEEVKVVELKVTWITKSYSPKGSDSVYPPPPTITQENLCRVRRLGYYDHTQRQLGERALYVFPAKGDATLITCEGPEGAPVLPEDPVVRKLKRMFKKDSGKKTDNADVQAEHKSEQSDLSHSNNGPVAPVQNPPAPLNTNDSPAEHGEQDADDEAAEDTDDTSSLTSSASSTASSHSGGLGTSRKKSIPLSIRNLKRKHKKKRTKFSREFKPGDRVAVEVLSTKTTADVMWKDGRVERGIRSNDLIPIQHLDSHEFCPGDFVVDKRSQALQDPNVYGVIQSGDHKGRTCVVKWIKLNSTSDDVEVIGVEEDVSVYDIADHPDFHFRTTDIVIRIWNSENGQNECENETSVGQVFRVDVSSKVEVVWADNSTTIVLPQHLYNVESEIEETDYDSAEETSSVLSTEEWEDESDSWETDNGLTTEDNSLVSVGVATPTPTPTSCSTFIIPPQEGSNPAVTSPTKGGAGEEGEASAAVSSPASGGGATPGAAVNGAEKPLKDGASRGIRELKEALKILESLKNMTVEQLWTGGSPTSPTSTEPTSAANVASLVLPTATEKPTKEKRFLDDIKKLHDNLRKTLDNVAIVEEEKMEAVVESAGGGGAGIEAERAAAEEKLQQEPHTPVGGPDWPSELLSDKPVLCQQSGGKPGVTFTSAKGEVFSVLESSPETHSFKKMEFQAAEAKKFFSTVRKEMALLATSLPEGIMVKTFEDRMDLFSALIKGPTRTPYEDGLFLFDIQLPNIYPVVPPLFRYLSQCSGRLNPNLYDNGKVCVSLLGTWIGKGTERWTSKSSLLQVLISIQGLILVNEPYYNEAGFDSDRGLQEGYENSRCYNEMALIKMVQSMTQLLQNPVEVFRQEIQEHFESSGWRLVHRLETWLELHEASERYHRSQHCRDRAPSVEPVDEQLPLGAGPVALSHSSPGKVREDGVTAVGSIIEEELEDSGLSPSTTAAALNELSHSLDCDGPLGPSTLSGSIVRSGTSESGSVAAGGGGGVGTSGNQPVVRPKKRRRSYRSFLPEGSGYPDIGFPLFPLSKGFVKSVKGVLLHYRAALTAANIPQHTEDK; this is translated from the exons ctgaaACTTGAAGATCGCTCCATTCTCATCAGAGACATTGTGCGACGGAACAATTCAAAC GACAACCAGTGTGGTATTGTAACCAACATTGACATTGAGTGTGCGGTGAAACTCGTGGGAACAAACTGTGTACTATATCCAGTCAATAGCAAAGATCTACAGCACATCTGG TCCTTTATGTACGGCGACTACATTGCCTATGACTTCTGGCTGGGAAAAGTGTATGACCTGACCAATCACATCATCCTCAAGCTTTCCAATGGTTCCAG GTGCTCCATGAGCGTAGAAGACGGAGCCAAGCTTTACGACGTCTGTCCGCATGTCAGTGATTCG GGGCTGTTCTTTGATGAGGCTTATGGCTTCTACCCAGGACAGGTTCTAATTGGACCAGCCAAAGTCTTCTCCAATGTACAGTGGCTGTCAGGGGTCAAACCTGTGCTCGGCCGGAAGTGCAAGTTTAGAGTTGTGGTTGAAGAG GTGAAAGTGGTGGAGCTTAAAGTCACATGGATCACAAAGAGCTACTCCCCTAAAGGCTCAGACAGCGTCTATCCTCCTCCTCCCACCATCACACAGGAAAACCTCTGCAG GGTGAGACGTCTGGGCTACTACGACCACACTCAGAGGCAGCTGGGAGAAAGGGCGCTCTACGTCTTCCCTGCCAAAGGTGATGCCACACTCATCACGTGTGAAGGGCCCGAGGGGGCCCCTGTTCTTCCAGAAGACCCCGTTGTCAGAAAG CTTAAACGAATGTTTAAAAAGGACTCTGGGAAGAAGACCGACAATGCTGACGTACAAG CCGAGCACAAATCAGAACAATCAGATTTGTCTCATTCAAACAACGGCCCAGTAGCACCAGTGCAGAACCCACCAGCTCCACTGAACACCAATGACTCCCCAGCTGAACACGGGGAGCAGGACGCCGATGATGAGGCTGCAGAGGACACGGATGACACAAG CTCTCTGACGTCATCCGCGAGCTCCACAGCCTCTTCTCACAGTGGAGGTCTGGGCACCAGTCGCAAGAAGAGCATCCCACTGTCCATCAGGAACCTAAAGAGGAAGCACAAGAAGAAGAGGACCAAGTTCTCCAGAGAGTTTAAGCCAGGAGACCG GGTGGCCGTGGAGGTCTTATCCACAAAGACCACAGCTGATGTGATGTGGAAGGATGGGCGGGTGGAGAGAGGGATTCGATCAAATGACCTCATACCCATTCAGCACCTGGACAGTCATGAGTTTTGCCCCGGGGACTTTGTTGTTGATAAACGAT CTCAAGCCCTGCAGGATCCCAACGTGTACGGTGTGATCCAGTCTGGTGATCACAAAGGCAGAACATGCGTTGTGAAGTGGATCAAGCTAAACTCCACCAGTGACGACGTCGAG GTTATTGGTGTGGAGGAGGATGTCAGCGTGTACGATATTGCTGATCACCCAGATTTTCACTTCCGTACAACTGACATCGTCATCAGAATCTGGAACTCAGAGAACGGACAGAACGAGTGTGAAAACGAG ACGTCGGTGGGTCAGGTGTTCAGGGTGGATGTGAGCAGCAAGGTGGAGGTAGTGTGGGCAGACAACTCCACGACTATCGTCTTACCGCAG CACCTTTACAACGTGGAGTCAGAGATTGAAGAGACCGACTATGACTCTGCAGAAGAAACAAGCAGTGTCCTGTCCACTGAGGAATGGGAGGACGAGAGCGACAGCTGGGAGACGGACAATGGGCTGACCACAGAGGATAACAGCCTAGTCAGCGTTGGCGTGGCCACCCCAACCCCGACTCCCACAAGTTGCTCCACCTTCATCATTCCTCCACAGGAAGGCAGCAATCCAGCAGTGACCAGTCCCACCAAAGGAGGCGCTGGAGAAGAGGGAGAGGCTTCAGCAGCTGTGAGCAGTCCTGCTTCAGGAGGAG GAGCGACTCCAGGAGCAGCAGTGAATGGTGCAGAGAAGCCCTTGAAGGACGGCGCCTCGCGGGGTATCAGGGAGTTGAAAGAGGCCTTGAAGATCCTGGAGAGCCTGAAGAACATGACGGTGGAGCAACTGTGGACCGGTGGCTCTCCCACGTCCCCGACCTCAACAGAACCCACCTCTGCAGCTAATGTTGCCAGTTTAGTGTTGCCAACAGCGACTGAGAAACCAACCAAGGAGAAACGTTTCCTAGATGACATCAAAAAGCTGCACGACAACCTGAGGAAGACACTGGACAACGTAGCCATTGTGGAGGAAGAGAAGATGGAGGCTGTGGTGGAATCGGCCGGGGGTGGCGGAGCAGGGATAGAA GCAGAGAGAGCAGCTGCTGAGGAGAAGCTCCAGCAGGAACCACACACTCCAGTAGGAGGACCTGACTGGCCCAGTGAGCTCCTCAGTGACAAACCAGTCCTCTGTCAGCAAAGCGGAGGCAAGCCAGGCGTGACCTTTACCAGTGCCAAGGGGGAGGTGTTCTCTGTGCTGGAGAGTTCACCAG AAACCCACTCCTTTAAAAAGATGGAGTTCCAAGCTGCCGAGGCCAAGAAGTTCTTCAGTACTGTGAGGAAGGAAATGGCTCTTCTGGCCACGTCGCTGCCAGAGGGCATCATGGTCAAAACCTTTGAAGACCGCATG GACCTGTTCTCAGCTCTGATTAAAGGACCAACTCGTACTCCCTACGAGGACGGCCTCTTCCTGTTCGACATCCAACTGCCTAACATTTACCCAGTTGTGCCGCCTCTGTTTCGCTACCTGTCCCAGTGCAGTGGACGCCTCAACCCCAACCTGTACGACAACGGCAAGGTGTGCGTCAGCCTGCTGGGCACCTGGATTGGAAAG GGCACTGAGAGATGGACCAGCAAGTCCAGCCTGCTGCAGGTCCTCATCTCTATacaag GTCTCATCCTGGTCAATGAGCCGTACTATAACGAGGCGGGCTTCGACAGTGACCGTGGTCTGCAAGAGGGCTACGAAAACAGTCGCTGCTACAACGAGATGGCTCTGATCAAGATGGTGCAGTCCATGACGCAGCTCCTGCAGAACCCTGTGGAGGTCTTCAGGCAGGAGATCCAGGAGCACTTTGAGTCCAGTGGCTGGAGGCTGGTCCACCGTCTGGAGACGTGGCTGGAGCTGCACGAGGCCTCAGAGAGGTATCACAGGTCGCAGCACTGCAGGGACCGAGCCCCGTCCGTGGAGCCCGTGGACGAGCAGCTGCCtttgggggcggggcctgtggcGCTGTCCCACAGCAGTCCCGGCAAGGTCAGAGAAGATGGGGTCACAGCAGTGGGCAGTATTATagaggaggagctggaggaCTCGGGGCTCAGTCCCTCCACTACTGCAGCCGCTCTTAATGAGCTTAGCCACAGCTTGGACTGTGACGGCCCCCTGGGACCCTCCACACTGTCGGGGTCTATCGTTCGTAGTGGTACGTCGGAGTCTGGGTCTGTTGCtgcaggagggggaggaggggtgGGCACTTCAGGAAACCAGCCAGTGGTGCGACCaaagaaaaggaggaggagctacagGAGTTTTCTCCCTGAGGGTAGCGGATACCCGGACATTGGCTTCCCTCTGTTCCCGCTCTCTAAAGGTTTTGTGAAGAGCGTTAAAGGCGTGCTGCTGCACTACAGAGCTGCACTGACTGCTGCCAACATCCCACAACACACAGAGGACAA ATGA